GTCTATACTGTAGACCTTACAAAAGATAAAATTCGGTTTACAAATATAGGGTTCCAAGACTTTTTGATGGTCAGGGTTTCAAAATTTCAGAGTACTGAGATTCTAGGAGATTTCTGCAGAAACTTGTGGTTTTACTTGTGCAAATAGAAGGTATAGTTATATCTCTGTAACTTTGAgaagcataatttttttttctttcggcaCATTTAGGAAGTATCACGTACAAGAACTTCAATGTTTTGATGTTGCCAAGAGAAGCAGGGATGGTGCCACTCAGTGAATTCTTCTGAAGCTCCAACCTGACAAGGTTCGTCAGGTTGCCGAAGGATTGTGGTATGGTGCCAGTCAGGTTGTTGCCATGCAAGTTTCTgcagaaatatatttttgcaagtttaaaaagaaatagaaaGCAGATAGATGTCAAAACAATCTTTAAACAAACGGTATCAGAAAACACATGGTTGATAGTTTTTGGGATAATGGTTCAGAAAGTTGCGAGTCATACAAGTACTGAAGGTTACTCAGTCCTCCCAGCTGTGGAATCAGAGAGCCTGATAGACCTGCCGATCCCAAATCCCTGCATAAGAAACAGATATTCACAAGATTTATAGAAGTACTATCATTCAGTAGTGTATAAAAACACAAGGAGTCTAGTTTACAGCAAGACGcagctataaaaaaaaaatacttcctccgtcccaaaatataagcagtTTTGGATCCTGACACGGTTtacgagatgctactttgaccaataatatatataaaagtaagatgttttaaatagaaagagttgtatattatgatagtttatttaatgataaatttagtaacatcaattttgcatgattgatctgttttattttttgttattaatggtcaaagttaaaaatatttgacttgtcactatgctaaaaatgcttaaaTTTTGGATTCTAATTAAGTTCTGAATCTTGAATGGAATGaacaattctgaatttttagctTCCATCCATGTGAAGTACTAGTACCTGAGGAGCTATTCTACTCTTTCCTAGATGAAAATTATCGTAGAGAAAAGCAAATCACAGCTCCTGATGGTTTGAAGTTTAGACCTACTGAgaatttctttttcatcttcAGAACAAGGAAGAACAAGAGGAAAGAGCAAAGTGGCATACACACGGATGACAGAGTTGCTATTGTCGCAGGTGACGTGGACCTAAGTGCAGGGATTGACAAGGGTCGGATCCCAGCTCGCCAGCACATTGTTGATGTCCTTCAATTCCTGCCTTTGCGCGTACAGAATGTCACCTTCATATTCAGACCACAACATTGTATAGTAGCAAACATCTTCAGACAAAAAAATCAGTTAATATGTGTGATTCTAAGACAGCAAATCTAGCTGCCTGTACCTTCAGTGTTGCAGCTCACAAGTGTAGCAAAAGCAAGAAGGGCAGTGAACAGAGCTGCCGCTGCAGAATGAGCCCCCATTGCTGCAAGACCTGAGTAGTTCTTGGCACAATGAAATGGTACAGAGGCAAAGGctcttatatatatagtacaattgCAACGCAAAACCTGGAATTCTTTTCCACCAGAGACTTTGAAGTTTCTAGGTTTGGTGAAGTTTCTCTGAATTGAGATATTTTACTGTTCTTCTCAAGGTATAATTATACCTTATATTTACTCTCTGAATTGAGATATTTTACTGTTCTTATAGCCACATGAGTCCTGGAGCAGATCTATTATTCTGACCAAGTAAAACATCCTTAGCTGCAGAACCTGCCATTCAACAAACTGGTAGAAAACTACACAAAACACACGTGAAGATGGATTATTCTGTACTCCTGCGACCTCTCTTCTGTCAGTGTACAAGATCAGAATGTACAAAGTACTAGTCAGTATGTGTATTTTGTGTTTTCTACCAGTTTGTTTGTCCATATATTGGAATCGGAAAATTTGAACGGAGCTCTTCTAACTATAGTTTTGTACTCCGTTCTTAAATAATTGGCAGTGTCACTCTTCAAGTTTAAACTTTGattgtttgtcttttttttacagaaaaatataaatacttGAAAACATATTATATTATCGAAGTATTGTAGtgtcataaatataataatacaaTTTTcatcatcataatataatcattaaAATGTACAAAATTGCGGTCAAAGTAAGAAAGTCATAGTGTCAACAATGACAGTTATTTGAGAACGAAGGAATATGAGGTATAATTATCTTACTGCAAAAAGAGAGAGTAAGGTATAGCTATCAAATGAATCGACAGCCTTGTAAATTTATGACTTAAATGTGACAGGATGGCTGAAGTACAGTATAATTTGAAACCTCCATCATTTGGTCTTCAACTTATCAGCCATagctaaatttgaattttaaaacttaatcttagagttgattttgatgttttttcatcatagtttattttccagcattggtttttaagtcgctaagaacacatatatgaaaTTTTTACCCACAAATTATTTGTTATCACTAATAAGTATTGTGGCTTATAACCAGTTGTTAGACTTAGCTTCCTTCATTTCAGTTGTTCAGTTATCATGTAGCGATTTCATCGATCCAGACATTATTAAGGTCAATTGTGAATGTAACGAACTCCCTTAGTTTCCTAAAAAAACTCCCTAAGTGGAGGAGAATAAATAGaaggaagaaaacagaaaagCTGCAATCAAACGAACAAGTTCTCTGCTATGCTCTGGAAACTCTGTTCTTCAGTATACTGTAGCAGATCCGAAATCTGTTCTTCAGTCTACTATAGCTGATCCGAAAAAGTTCAGAATTTGTGTTTGTGTTACTACCAATTCAATGGGTGAGGGTGAGCGAGTGATTTCTCTCGACATAAGACATATCTCCAACACAAGTTGTTGAAGTAAATGTAATAGGTCTGTATAATCCAGTATCCACGTAAGAGCTCTCTTTTCTAACGCAATCGTTTGCAACATCAATCAATTCAGGTAGTTAGTTATAACTTAATCACCTATATTGACCATTGTGATACCTAGGATTAATACCTCTCCTATCCTAAATGGCGTGTGTCAGTTTCTTTTGAGTGTATTTTAGGGAAATACAATTGTGAGTGCATGCATAGTGGTGTGTGTCTGCATGTTCCATGCtatcataaaataaaataatcccAGTGATTTATTCAATTTTTGGATATGATACCGCTGTTAAACAATCTTATGAGTGTGTCCACAAAGATATACGCGTTATACACTAAATTATaagttttcagatttttttttcgtaaCAGTTTATATATAATAGTGTGAACAGTGTTTAACTGTGGATGAAATAAAAATTAGTATATAATATCATGCACCAACAAACAATAAACCAAAGAAATAACTAATTTTCTATGTTAGATAAGAAAAACTAGTGAATTTCCAATTGAAGAATCCAACAACCAAATTAATCTCTCTACTATCACAATTCAAAACCGAAATCGTGCTCTGTCGATCCTAACTCCTTGCTTCGGAATGCAATTAACTCTATGTTTCTCAATGTATTAATGGAGTTTCTATAACTTTTTAGGTTGCATTTTAGGAGTGCAATAATGTAAGAGGACATCCTTGTACAGATTAGTGTCCATTTGTATAACCAAATCCCCAAGTATTCTCTCTCCGGCCCAAGCCTTCCCCATTAATAGAGCTGGGTTCAGGCCAGAAAATCACTTCCACTGTTGTCTCCATAGCACATGGTGAATGATGCCAAGCTCATCTTTATTTTCAGAAATATATACACACATCTCATCTCCATAAATGGGAGTTGCCACAAAGGGGCAGaacaaattttattcaaataaaaaatacactACTATATGTCTAGAATGAAGCATCAAATAATTGTTTCCCAACTCCCATCTCCCAAGGTGTGTGGTAAAACAAATCCTGACTCCTGATATTTGCCTCAGCCTGAGGTCTTCAGATTGTCCTGAATGATGGTAGTCACTGCAAAATGATACCAATTACTCAATTAAACTTGTAATTAACCGTAAACATCACATCTATGCTTGCATCAAAGCTGCAGATTTACATACCTCTCCACCCAGTTGATCCGACAGTGCCGTCCAAATTGTTTCCAGCAACATTTCTGCAGGTACATATTCTTTTTGCGTCAGTGTAAATAATtgtaaaaaagagaaatatacATAATATCTGATTAATTTAGTTTAATTGATTAAAGAAACAGTATTACGCACAGCTCAGTCAAGTTGCCGACAAGGACAAGGGAGAGGACTTCCATTGGCACTGTGCCGGTAAGTGAATTTTTGTTCAGTCGCCTGTAAAAACGAAACAGAACTAGTGTCATTTCATAATGCACCCAccaatccttttttttataatcaacATGTTCGCACATATGCTGCAAACTTTACCAAAAAGAAAGCAATTCAATGATTATACATTTCACAATTATATGATTCCTAGAAATTTTTTATGGCCCAAGCTTCCAATTATCAAATCACTGGGACTCTGGGAGGTATTTGCAGAAACTTGTGGCTTTGCTTGTCCAAATGTTGTAGTTATATCTAGTAAATTAGAGAAAACTTAGAATTTGCACTTTCGAGTTATCTTTCGGCAAATTTAGGAAAATTCACGTACAACAACTCCAATGTCTTGATGTTGCCGAGAGAAGCAGGGATGGTGCCACTCAATGAATTCTTCTGAAGCTCCAATTTGACAAGGCTCGTCAGGCTGCCCAAAGATTGTGGTATGGTGCCAGTCAGGTTGTTCCCATACAACCTCCTGCAGaacacaaaattttcaaatccaaACAACAGACAAATTTCACCATAATCTTTGGAAAAACTTGTATCTGGCAACATCTGGACATAAACTACATACAGATTTCGCAGGGTGCTAATGGCGCCTAGCGAATCCGGTATCGCGCCAGTGAGCAGGTTGCCCTGGAGATCAAGGCTGACAAGACTGCTCAGGTTGCCCAGTGCTGCTGGTATTGATCCATTCAGCTCATTCCCATACAGTTCACTGCAGAAATCCAAATCCATTTTCAGTGACATGGCTTGTGAGCTGTACAGAAAGTTTAGTTCAAGTTCTTACAGGTACTGAAGGTAACTCAGTCCTCCCAGCTGTGGAATCAGAGGACCTGATAGACCTGCTAACCCCAAATCCCTGCACAAGAAACAAATATTCAGTACTGTAAATTCAAGAAATCTAATTCATATGGTAAGTTGGTAAGATCCGGCTTTCAATAGTTGGCACTATAAGTTTTGAATCTAGAAgggatgaaaaagaaaatcagaattttaattttcattcaTGTGAAGTACTACTATCATAGGAACTACTAAAGCTTAGAAGAAAACTATCGTATACTCCGCATGGTTTGAAGCTTAGACCTATCAAGAATTTTGATCTTGAGAACAAGGAGAACAAGGAAGAACAAGGAAAGAGCAAGTGGCATACACGCGGACCACAGAGTTGTTATTGTTGCAGGTGACATGGAACCAGGTGCAGGGATTTACAAGGGTTGGATCCCAACTCTGCAGCACATTGAAGGGGTCCTTCCATGCCAGCCTTTGTGCGTACAGAATGTCACCTTCATATTTTTCAGACCACACAACAATTGCGAATTAGCATACATATTCAGAAAACAATTCACTTACTATGTTTTCATGATGATAACAAAAGTAGTTCATCTAACTGTCTGTACCTTCAGTGTTGCAGCTCACAAGTGTAGCCAAGGCAAGAAAGCCAGTGAacagagctgctgctgctgctgaagaaTGAGCCCCCATTACTGAAAAACCTGAGTAGTTCCTTGGCAGTTGGCACAATGAATTGTTGCAGAGGGAAGGCTCTTTATATACAATTTGTGCAGATAAACCTGGGAATGATTTTTCTGACCAGAAACTCTGACGTTTTTTTGGTCTGGTAAAGATTTTCCGAATTGACCTGATATTTTATTCTTGCTCTAGAATAACCTACCACATGAGTACAGGAGCAGATCGATTATTTTGACCAAATAAACGTCCTTTCATGCAGAACATGCCATTGGACAATTTACTCTTAACACTGCTACATACCTCTCCTATGTCAAAGCTTACAAGTTAAGAATGTGCACAATCCTAGTCAGAATGTTTGAACGGAGATCTTCTAATTATAGTCCTATTATTACTGAAGTAGGCAAGGATTAGTCTTGATCTAGAATGGATTCCTACTGTTTAATCTGACTTCTCTTATTGAATTTCTAGCTTGTCATTATGAGTTAATGGCAACCAAAGTCCTATCTAGAAATGATGTCAGACCGTTGGTTTTGATCATGGATTGGAAAACTAATTGACAATAATACTGGGTTACCTTGTGCATTTGCATGGGCTATTGATGTTTTGCATAATGCAAATCAAGTACAATCATCTAGAACTTTAATGGCAAATACATATTTGACTTCTAAGTTTATGTAGAGAAACCATCCTAATATATCTTTCTCACTTCAAAGATAGTTCTTAGCTTGGAatcaggattttttttgttcaataAAATAATTCCATAATTCTGAATTATGATTACTACGTGTGCATGACATGAAtccttttttcttaattaaaaaaattcagaaattaaAAATTCATAATACCATGTAGAAGTTGTATCTGACAGGTGTTGCAAGAACAACACAACCCCACTCTTTCCTTTTTAAGTttccaaatactccctccatttctaaatatttgacaccgttaactttttagcatatgtttgaccattcgtcttattcaaaaacttttgtgaaatatgtaaaactatatgtatacatataagtatatagttaacaatgaattaaatgataggaaaataattaataattacttaaattttttgagcAAGACGAACGggcaaacatatttaaaaaaagtcaacggcgtcaaatatttagaaacggagggagtattcactTCTAAACAGAAATTTTCACTAGCCTGTAATTTTTATCCTTCTTTTTTACTTTCCCCCCATGTTTTGATAATAGTAACCACAATTCATCCGCTTGAAGTAGAATTAGGAGTTTGTTGCCAATCACTTTTACTCACCTTTAGACAAAATTTTAGtcacttttataaatataattccTTATTTGCCCATGTTAAATAAATGTTATCTCCCACACACACAAATAAACACTTTTCCTTTCCCAATATAGTATGAATGAACGACAACTAAGTTATTCAATTTGTTTCAAATACGTGTGAACAAatctaaaataacttatatttgaaaaaaaaaaactttttctcGTGCATGGTGTGTGTGTGCATGTTTTGCGCGcgcacggggggggggggggggggggtgggggctTGTTTTAAACTTGACATCAAAGAGAGTATGTACAGTATGAGGATGACAAAATTTAGTGATCTACTCCTGCCGCTGAAATATCTAAAGCGTATCTCCTGCGtgtccaaaaatatatatatgactacTTTGTTTGGTTAAGACAAAGCATCGATGGACAATTGCTTTACTAATATACTATATGTTATATATGTGATACATAAGTAATTTTGAATATGAAtataataacatcaattttatgttGGCAAAAGATTTGTTTGAACAAAAAAATACGCACTATATTTTTCAATGGAGTGCTTATGCAGATCCATGCACTttgggggggagagagagacagaggagATACTGAGTCACCAAAGGAGGCTGATCACACCATGCACATGAGGGggtgccttcttttttttcagaaaactaGGGTGCCCAATATCTAGTCCCCTCTGATAATTAAATTTGTGATGTTGCTAATTGTTGACAGAATACAGTAATGTACTAGTATTTGCCACAAAGAATTTGGACATCGGTTTGAAAGTGGGAAATGTTGACCAACTCAGCAAAGGTTCTAGCAAGCATTATCAAGTCTGAAAAGTTTCCTCCATCAATAAATGCACCAGCATGTAGCGGTTTACGTGAAGGAATCGTATAACCACACCCACTGCAGCCATTGAACGAGCATGGATATACGGAAAAATATGAATTGCAAACCGGAAAGTTAACGTAGAATCGAAAAATAAACATCTGATATTTTTcgggagtaaaaattttacttaagATGATGTGAACAACTCTcaaacatcattatatttttccgATCATACGTACTTTCTAAGTTTTCAATACATATTTCCCTGGAGACTAGATGTCCTGGATCGTTCGCTCGCTCACGCTGATCAACAACCGTGATCTAGAACAGAAATCAAGTTCTGTTGGTACTTgtactacaagtctacaactGCACAATAGGGATCCCAAACAATATGATGTTAAGGATATTAAGGTCATTTTGAATTTTTCACAACACTTGTACACATGTTATGTACCCATTTGGTCTAATACAATGGAACAAGCTTAATCCCCAAATTTCTATCTTCTCCCCTAAAATTGACATGTGAATCATCGGTATTTTGATCCGATGGTCGACATCTGCTGATACAAGatatgtaaaaataataatctttTGCTACGGTAAATGGTAAATTCAGATCCAGATCAGAACAGGAACAATGACACAGAGAGAGCCCTTGGGCTGCAAAATTTGCCGTTCCTCTCCTTGGCTACTTTACATGAGGATTGGGGCTCTCTCCATGCGAAAAACAGAGGACTAGAAACAGGGGAACAAAAACAACAGCATGTGACCAAAATATACGCCGGAAATCCCAACTTTTTATTGACCGTGGTGGAAACCCCACCCTACTTGAAAACCTGTATAAACCATGAAATAAAATCTTCCAAaaaattgacatttttttcatgGTTTGCACGATTTTTCACCTAAGTTGGGGTTTACACCGTATATCCATGTTTTCCTCTACATGGATATGTTTCTCCCTTTCTTGGACAGGTGGGCCACAGATTCGAGCTGCAGCTGTTTTGTAACAAAAACGGGTCCAAAGtgattaaattttgtaaaactcTCATTCAGACTAAATATGGGTAACAAAGCTAGTCTGAAGTGAAATCTACTATTTAATTTGAAACCATAATAATTCTCAGTTTCACCGCATAGATGAATTTTTAGGAAATACATGATTAGTAAGTTTTGGAATAGAGGCACATGATCAGTAAAACacacaactactccctccattacatATTACAAGATGTTTTGGTCTCTCTATCTCTAGTCAAGATTCACTAACATTCATATGAATTTGAACACATAAATGAAGTACATACATGTATCGATGCATGAATCTATTAAAGcccaaaataatttataatgtgaaacagagaaagtatatATTAGCACCATAATTTCCATTGCGCTCCTAGTCAACATTAAAATGCTAGGAGATATATGTTCAGTAATAGTACTTCAGTGAGCACAGGAgggaccattattttttttatttatcccATTTTCCAAAATGTGCCTGAAATACAAAATCTTGAACTTGGATTCCTGGATTCAACTTGCAGTTTTCGGCATGTCCTGGATAATGGTAGTAACTGCAAGAATATTGTCGATCGGTAGTTCATGTAATCAACACAACTGATTTTTTTACACGTATataaagaaaaagtcaaaagcttcaaaatgttttttttataaaaaatggattaaaaccCGGCCTCTATATTCAACATGGATGTACGCAGCCAAAAGAGCTTCAAATGATACATACCTCTCGTTCCAGATTCTCTGTCTGTGCCATCCAGATTATTATTCGCAACATTTCTGTACGAAATATTTAGTCTTGTCAGTATGAGTTAATCAGGACTGTTTCTCTGGAATTTAACTAATCAATACATGAAAAACAAGCATGTAAAACTCACAATTCAACTAGGTTGGAGACAAGAAGAGAGAGGATTTCCAACGGCACAGTGCCAGTCAGCATATTACCATTCAACCGCctgcaaacaaatttaaaaagtatatatatagttctgttGATTTGAGAAGAATAACATATCAAAGTTGTATGCTTCTAGTTGAAGGTCTTCAATACTGGTTTGTAAGCTTTCATCCCCTGAATTTTTATATCACAGATTTGTGCAAAACCTAGTATATGACTATTTCCtctagtaaaatatttttttttaaaaaggaaaatttatAATCTTTTCTTATTACTTTTGGGGTGGAGGATGTAGTTTATGTAAACAAAAACTACTATTATAAGTTAAAAGTATCTTGGAGGTTCCCAATTTGGTGAAAAAATATCTCGTAATTTCTCTGTTGGCAAATTTAGGAATGAGCATATACAAGTAATTCAATGTTTTGATATTGCCCAGAGAAGCCGGAATAGAGCCACTCAATGCATTCTTGTGAAGCTCCAAATCCTCAAGGCTCATCAGATTGCCCAGTGATGGGGGTATTGCCCCTCTCAGTTTGTTCTGAGATAACCTCCTGCATATAACCATAATTCATTTTGGCAGTTCAAACAATATCCAGAAGTTTCACCGTAATCTTTCACTATTCGGTATTATAAAATTATTGTGAAATTATCATACAGATATCGCAAACGGCTCATGGCACCAAGCGAAGTTGGTATCGTGCCAGTGAGCAGGTTGCTATAAAGATCAAGGCTGACTAGATGTTCCATCTTGCCCAGTGCTGCTGGAATTGATCCATTCAGGCGATTCCCGTACAACTCACTGCAGACATGAGTTATCAATATTTTTCCAGTAATTCATCATCTGAATGCAAACTGTCATGTTCGAAGCAGAGCGAGTTATGAAGTTCTTACAGGTACTGGAGATTTTTCAGTCCACCCAATTGAGGAATCAGAGGTCCTGAGATGTCTGCATCCCCCAAATCCCTGCACAAAAGAAATCGAACAATTATGCGCACTTTGAATTGAACTGCACAAGATTTTCAGATGATAACAACTTGCTTTTTGTTATGGTATATTAAGATTTATACGGTTCTATGAACGTTTCATGAACAAAGTTCTGAAACTCAGATGAAATGTACAAACGCAACTGAACATGCTACTGATGGTGATAGCTTgtgtttttatataattttcagTTTTCAGAACAAGGGGGGGAAGAGAAAAGAAGGCTTTACACACGAATGACGGTGTTATCACTGTTGCACATGACGCGCATCCAACTGCAGGGATTGTGAAGGGTTGGATCCCAGGTCTGCAGCACATTGTGGGGGTCCTCCCAAGCTACCCTTTGCTTGTACAGTATGTCACCTTCAAATTTTGCCattgaaaaatgaaaatatagaATGCAAATTTCACAAATCAATTTCACCAAGTCGCACTTTGTAACGGTGTGTGCCTATGTGATTACACATcatatatcttcaatttttgcaATTGAAAAATACATAATGCAAATTTCACAAATCAATTTCACCAAGTCGCATTTTGTAACGGTGCGGGCCTATGTGATTACACATCATATAGTTTGTGTTTACCTTCAGTGTTGCAGTTGACAAGTGTTGCAAGAGCAACAAGGCCAGTGAGGAGAACAACTGATATTTTTGCTCCTGCAAACTGAGACCCCATTGCTATGGCTAattgaaaatgtgttgaaacttgaaagctgCTTGTAATACACTGAAATGCATTGAGAGGGAAGGCTCTTTATACAACTAGAGGAAGCAGCTAAGAA
The nucleotide sequence above comes from Oryza glaberrima chromosome 11, OglaRS2, whole genome shotgun sequence. Encoded proteins:
- the LOC127754944 gene encoding leucine-rich repeat protein 2-like, with translation MGAHSSAAAAALFTGFLALATLVSCNTEGDILYAQRLAWKDPFNVLQSWDPTLVNPCTWFHVTCNNNNSVVRVDLGLAGLSGPLIPQLGGLSYLQYLELYGNELNGSIPAALGNLSSLVSLDLQGNLLTGAIPDSLGAISTLRNLRLYGNNLTGTIPQSLGSLTSLVKLELQKNSLSGTIPASLGNIKTLELLRLNKNSLTGTVPMEVLSLVLVGNLTELNVAGNNLDGTVGSTGWRVTTIIQDNLKTSG
- the LOC127755030 gene encoding leucine-rich repeat protein 1-like isoform X2 — protein: MGSQFAGAKISVVLLTGLVALATLVNCNTEGDILYKQRVAWEDPHNVLQTWDPTLHNPCSWMRVMCNSDNTVIRVDLGDADISGPLIPQLGGLKNLQYLELYGNRLNGSIPAALGKMEHLVSLDLYSNLLTGTIPTSLGAMSRLRYLRLSQNKLRGAIPPSLGNLMSLEDLELHKNALSGSIPASLGNIKTLNYLRLNGNMLTGTVPLEILSLLVSNLVELNVANNNLDGTDRESGTRVTTIIQDMPKTAS
- the LOC127755030 gene encoding leucine-rich repeat protein 1-like isoform X1 — its product is MGSQFAGAKISVVLLTGLVALATLVNCNTEGDILYKQRVAWEDPHNVLQTWDPTLHNPCSWMRVMCNSDNTVIRVDLGDADISGPLIPQLGGLKNLQYLELYGNRLNGSIPAALGKMEHLVSLDLYSNLLTGTIPTSLGAMSRLRYLRLSQNKLRGAIPPSLGNLMSLEDLELHKNALSGSIPASLGNIKTLNYLRLNGNMLTGTVPLEILSLLVSNLVELNVANNNLDGTDRESGTRGMYHLKLFWLRTSMLNIEAGF